A single genomic interval of Microbacterium sp. LWO14-1.2 harbors:
- a CDS encoding Dabb family protein, whose product MTIRHVVSWKLSAEDPEVRAEQAAEVARRLLALDGVVPQLLSISAGANVAYPDANWDVTLVADFESIAALEEYQVHPAHEEVVAYVRSVVAGRVAVDFEI is encoded by the coding sequence ATGACCATCCGCCACGTCGTGAGCTGGAAGCTCTCCGCCGAAGACCCCGAGGTGCGCGCCGAGCAGGCCGCAGAGGTCGCACGCCGCCTCCTGGCACTCGACGGGGTCGTGCCCCAGCTGCTGTCGATCTCTGCCGGTGCGAACGTCGCCTACCCCGATGCCAACTGGGACGTCACCCTCGTCGCAGACTTCGAGTCGATCGCGGCGCTCGAGGAATACCAGGTGCACCCCGCGCACGAAGAGGTCGTCGCGTACGTCCGCTCCGTGGTCGCCGGACGCGTCGCCGTCGACTTCGAGATCTGA
- a CDS encoding glutaredoxin family protein produces MTTLTLIGKPDCHLCDVASEIVDAVVAELPDAAAERIEIVEASIKDDPALYELWWEKIPVVLIDGELHAHWRLSADRLREALEAAVVRDAENPVKEIR; encoded by the coding sequence GTGACCACGCTGACGCTGATCGGCAAGCCCGACTGCCATCTCTGCGACGTCGCCTCGGAGATCGTCGACGCCGTCGTCGCCGAGCTGCCGGATGCCGCGGCCGAACGCATCGAGATCGTCGAGGCGTCGATCAAGGACGACCCCGCGCTGTACGAGCTGTGGTGGGAGAAGATCCCCGTCGTGCTCATCGACGGCGAGCTGCACGCGCACTGGCGGCTGTCGGCCGACCGTCTGCGCGAGGCGCTCGAGGCCGCTGTCGTCCGCGACGCCGAGAACCCCGTGAAGGAGATCCGATGA
- a CDS encoding potassium transporter TrkG — protein MSGIVSASSPGHRLKTAASWGKHIITSSPSRFAIVIFALLILVFTVLLSLPISSASRTVTPLADALFTAVSTICVTGLATVDMATHWSPFGHVLIFIGVNIGALGVLTLASLMGMLISKRLGLRAKLLAAGDTNPLRAHGGVVNESQTVRLGEVGQLLTTVALSALIIEGALAVLLYPALVMAGVDPIAALWEAPYFSAMAFTNTGFAPNDGGVAVFADDYLVLSLLMVGVFLGSIGFPVIYTLAKHVWHVQKWSLHTKLTLVTTVLLFILGAAVFLVLEYNNPKTFGSMDAADTTFQAFFLSAMTRSGGFSVIEIDDMNGSSLLAASMLMFVGGGSASTAGGIKVTTLAVLAIAVWSEAKGRQSVEAFGRRIPSDVQRVALSVVAWGATIVALSTIVIAQITKADISHVLFDVISAFATVGLSSGLTAELPDAGAYVLAATIFMGRVGTVTLAAAVAATSRTQYYSLPVERPIVG, from the coding sequence ATGTCGGGCATCGTGTCGGCGTCGTCCCCCGGCCATCGCCTCAAGACCGCCGCGTCCTGGGGCAAGCACATCATCACGTCCTCGCCGTCGCGGTTCGCGATCGTGATCTTCGCCCTCCTGATCCTCGTCTTCACGGTGCTGCTGTCGCTGCCGATCTCGTCGGCGTCACGAACCGTCACACCCCTCGCCGACGCGCTGTTCACGGCCGTGTCGACCATCTGCGTCACGGGCCTCGCGACCGTCGACATGGCGACGCACTGGTCGCCGTTCGGTCACGTGCTGATCTTCATCGGCGTCAACATCGGCGCACTCGGCGTGCTCACGCTGGCCTCTCTCATGGGCATGCTCATCTCGAAGCGACTGGGGCTCCGCGCCAAACTGCTCGCGGCAGGCGACACGAACCCGCTGCGCGCACACGGCGGCGTCGTTAACGAGAGCCAGACCGTGCGCCTCGGCGAGGTCGGCCAGCTGCTCACCACCGTCGCCCTGTCGGCCCTCATCATCGAGGGCGCACTGGCCGTGCTCCTCTACCCCGCCCTCGTGATGGCGGGCGTCGACCCGATCGCCGCCCTCTGGGAGGCACCGTACTTCTCGGCCATGGCGTTCACGAACACCGGCTTCGCTCCCAACGACGGGGGCGTGGCGGTGTTCGCCGACGACTACCTCGTGCTGTCGCTGCTCATGGTGGGAGTGTTCCTCGGCAGCATCGGCTTCCCCGTCATCTACACCCTCGCCAAGCACGTGTGGCACGTGCAGAAGTGGTCGCTGCACACCAAGCTCACGCTCGTCACGACCGTGCTCCTCTTCATCCTCGGCGCCGCCGTGTTCCTCGTGCTCGAGTACAACAATCCGAAGACCTTCGGATCGATGGATGCTGCGGACACCACGTTCCAGGCGTTCTTCCTGTCTGCGATGACGCGTTCGGGCGGATTCAGCGTCATCGAGATCGACGACATGAACGGCTCGTCGCTGCTCGCCGCGAGCATGCTCATGTTCGTGGGCGGCGGCTCGGCATCCACCGCCGGCGGCATCAAGGTGACCACCCTCGCGGTGCTCGCCATCGCCGTGTGGTCGGAGGCCAAGGGCCGCCAGTCGGTCGAGGCGTTCGGCCGCCGCATCCCGAGCGACGTGCAGCGCGTGGCGCTCAGCGTCGTCGCCTGGGGCGCGACGATCGTGGCCCTGTCGACGATCGTCATCGCGCAGATCACGAAAGCCGACATCAGTCATGTGCTGTTCGACGTGATCTCCGCGTTCGCGACCGTCGGCCTGTCGTCGGGTCTCACGGCCGAGCTGCCGGACGCCGGCGCCTACGTGCTCGCGGCCACCATCTTCATGGGGCGCGTTGGTACAGTGACACTCGCCGCGGCCGTCGCCGCGACATCGCGAACGCAGTACTACTCACTGCCCGTGGAAAGGCCGATCGTTGGTTGA
- the proC gene encoding pyrroline-5-carboxylate reductase: MADSLPSLAFVGAGSMGGAILRGVVASGIRVDGGITATNRTAEKAAALADLDGVTSIALSEQPDGNAAAVADARIVLVGVKPAMVPDLLREIAPSLGDDTIVVSLAAGVTLATFAEGLGADARVIRSMPNTPATVGKAVTGLAAGSGASDDDLALVRRLFETVGAVVEVPESQIDALSTISGSGPAYVFLLIEELTKAAEGMGFERADARLMAEQTFIGATALLDASGEEPAELRRRVTSPKGTTERAVAVLQDAHLDRTFADAAAAALDRAKELAAGA; this comes from the coding sequence ATGGCTGACTCTCTTCCCTCTCTCGCGTTCGTCGGTGCCGGATCGATGGGAGGAGCCATCCTCCGCGGAGTGGTCGCCTCCGGCATCCGCGTCGACGGCGGGATCACCGCCACCAACCGCACGGCCGAGAAGGCCGCGGCCCTCGCCGACCTCGACGGCGTCACCAGCATCGCCCTCTCCGAGCAGCCGGACGGCAACGCCGCGGCGGTCGCCGACGCGCGCATCGTGCTCGTCGGCGTCAAGCCGGCCATGGTGCCCGACCTCCTCCGCGAGATCGCTCCGTCGCTCGGCGACGACACCATCGTCGTGAGCCTCGCCGCGGGAGTGACCCTCGCGACGTTCGCCGAGGGACTGGGGGCGGACGCCCGCGTCATCCGATCCATGCCGAACACCCCGGCCACGGTCGGCAAGGCGGTCACCGGCCTCGCGGCCGGCAGCGGTGCCTCCGACGACGACCTCGCCCTCGTGCGCCGGCTGTTCGAGACCGTCGGCGCCGTGGTGGAGGTGCCGGAGTCGCAGATCGATGCGCTGTCGACCATCTCGGGCTCCGGCCCGGCGTACGTCTTCCTCCTCATCGAGGAGCTCACCAAGGCGGCGGAGGGCATGGGGTTCGAGCGTGCCGACGCGCGGCTCATGGCCGAGCAGACGTTCATCGGCGCGACCGCCCTGCTCGACGCCTCGGGGGAGGAGCCCGCTGAGCTGCGTCGACGCGTCACCAGCCCGAAGGGCACGACGGAGCGGGCGGTCGCCGTGCTGCAGGATGCTCACCTCGACCGCACTTTCGCGGATGCTGCGGCGGCGGCTCTCGACAGGGCCAAGGAGCTCGCCGCAGGCGCCTGA
- a CDS encoding basic amino acid ABC transporter substrate-binding protein, which translates to MQRRNIIAGIALAATATLALAGCAGGAGGSGGGDSDADNEYGLVDAGTLTVCSDIPYPPFEFEGGDNGTGYTGFDIDLLDAIAKKLDLKLAVQDVGFDALQSGTTLAAGTCDIGASAMTITDERKANIDFSDPYYDSLQSLLVRTDSGIESIKDLDGKNVGVQQGTTGEAYANENATGAQIVQYPSDGELWPAMQAGQIDAILQDQPVNLEHEKADSAYEIVEEYNTDESYGFAFAKGEKAELLDAVNGALKELRDSGDYQKIYDTYFTAN; encoded by the coding sequence ATGCAGCGTCGCAACATCATCGCCGGGATCGCTCTCGCGGCGACCGCCACCCTCGCTCTCGCGGGCTGCGCAGGCGGAGCGGGCGGATCCGGCGGCGGCGATTCCGATGCGGACAACGAGTACGGGCTTGTCGACGCGGGCACGCTGACGGTCTGCTCCGACATCCCTTACCCGCCGTTCGAGTTCGAGGGTGGAGACAACGGCACCGGCTACACCGGCTTCGACATCGACCTGCTCGACGCGATCGCCAAGAAGCTCGACCTCAAGCTGGCCGTGCAGGACGTCGGCTTCGACGCCCTGCAGTCGGGAACGACACTGGCCGCAGGGACCTGCGACATCGGTGCGTCGGCGATGACCATCACCGACGAGCGCAAGGCGAACATCGACTTCTCCGACCCGTACTACGACTCGCTGCAGTCGTTGCTCGTACGCACCGACTCCGGCATCGAGTCGATCAAGGACCTCGACGGCAAGAACGTCGGCGTCCAGCAGGGAACCACGGGCGAGGCCTACGCGAACGAGAACGCCACGGGCGCGCAGATCGTGCAGTACCCCTCAGACGGCGAGCTGTGGCCCGCGATGCAGGCCGGCCAGATCGACGCGATCCTGCAGGACCAGCCGGTGAACCTCGAGCACGAGAAGGCCGACAGCGCCTACGAGATCGTCGAGGAGTACAACACCGACGAGTCCTACGGCTTCGCCTTCGCAAAGGGCGAGAAGGCCGAGCTGCTCGACGCGGTCAACGGTGCTCTCAAGGAGCTCCGCGACAGCGGCGACTACCAGAAGATCTACGACACCTACTTCACCGCGAACTGA
- a CDS encoding TrkA family potassium uptake protein: protein MVEVLRGDAPVLVIGLGRFGAACAGELDRLDREVLAIDDNLELVQKWSDRVTHTVQADAKNIDALRQIGAQDFQVAVVAVGSSIEASVLITANLVDLKVPQIWAKAVSQSHGKILARVGANHVIYPEREAGERVAHLVSGRMLDFIRFDDDFVLAKMYPPKFIRGVGLNESGVRSKYKVTVVGVKSPGKPFRYAEANTIVTNHDLIIVSGTNSDIERFAALDR from the coding sequence TTGGTTGAAGTCCTCCGGGGCGATGCTCCCGTCCTCGTCATCGGTCTCGGCCGTTTCGGTGCAGCCTGCGCCGGCGAGCTCGACCGCCTCGACCGCGAGGTGCTCGCGATCGACGACAACCTCGAACTCGTGCAGAAGTGGTCGGACCGGGTCACCCACACCGTGCAGGCCGATGCGAAGAACATCGACGCCCTGCGTCAGATCGGCGCCCAGGACTTCCAGGTCGCCGTGGTCGCGGTCGGATCGTCGATCGAGGCGTCGGTGCTCATCACCGCGAACCTCGTCGACCTGAAAGTGCCGCAGATCTGGGCGAAGGCCGTGTCGCAGTCGCACGGCAAGATCCTCGCCCGCGTCGGCGCGAACCATGTGATCTACCCGGAGCGCGAGGCGGGTGAGCGCGTCGCTCACCTCGTCTCGGGACGGATGCTGGATTTCATCCGCTTCGACGACGACTTCGTGCTCGCGAAGATGTACCCGCCGAAGTTCATCCGCGGAGTCGGCCTCAACGAATCGGGCGTGCGCAGCAAGTACAAGGTGACGGTGGTCGGCGTGAAGAGCCCCGGCAAGCCGTTCCGCTACGCCGAGGCGAACACGATCGTCACCAACCACGACCTGATCATCGTGTCGGGCACCAACAGCGACATCGAGCGCTTCGCCGCCCTCGACCGCTGA
- a CDS encoding rhodanese-like domain-containing protein produces MKSITVTELAERSNTPLIDVREAHEFAAGHVPGAVNIPMSEIGNRLEELPAESFDVICQAGGRSARVVEALEARGYDATNVEGGTGEWIAQGREVEVPSA; encoded by the coding sequence ATGAAGTCGATCACCGTCACAGAGCTCGCCGAGCGGTCGAACACGCCGCTCATCGATGTGCGCGAGGCGCACGAGTTCGCCGCAGGGCACGTGCCCGGCGCCGTCAACATCCCGATGTCGGAGATCGGCAATCGCCTGGAGGAGCTTCCGGCCGAGTCGTTCGACGTCATCTGCCAGGCCGGCGGGCGGTCCGCGCGCGTCGTCGAGGCGCTCGAAGCCCGCGGGTACGACGCGACCAACGTCGAGGGCGGCACGGGCGAGTGGATCGCACAGGGCCGCGAGGTCGAGGTGCCGTCGGCGTGA
- a CDS encoding cyclase family protein produces MSGEGFRLDIPSADLGQAEIANLLVRHLGLALVQDVQLRDLRLVEEPHRGSRGVETAAATERRIIDLSHPIAAGLVTYPGLPVPIITPHLTREDSRQKYAPGTEFAMDIITMIGNTGTYLDAPFHRYPEGGDLAALRLDTLVDLPAEVFHLHDAWAPERRGIGAATLADRDLAGTAVLLDTGWSRHFGTPAYGRGAPFLTEEGARHLVDAGVALVGIDSLNIDDTESGGERPAHSILLAAGVHVVEHLTNLAEVPARGARFTAAPPAVRGFGTFPVRAFATVGGER; encoded by the coding sequence ATGAGCGGTGAGGGGTTCCGGCTCGACATCCCGTCGGCCGACCTCGGTCAGGCGGAGATCGCGAACCTGCTCGTCCGTCACCTCGGGCTCGCCCTCGTGCAGGACGTCCAGCTCCGCGACCTGCGACTCGTCGAGGAGCCGCATCGGGGGTCCAGGGGTGTGGAGACCGCGGCGGCGACGGAACGCCGGATCATCGACCTCAGCCATCCGATCGCGGCGGGGCTGGTGACCTATCCCGGCCTGCCCGTCCCGATCATCACCCCGCATCTCACCCGCGAGGACTCGCGGCAGAAGTACGCGCCCGGTACCGAGTTCGCGATGGACATCATCACGATGATCGGCAACACGGGCACCTACCTCGACGCCCCCTTCCACCGCTATCCGGAGGGCGGCGACCTCGCCGCGCTCCGCCTCGACACCCTCGTCGACCTGCCGGCCGAGGTCTTCCACCTGCATGACGCCTGGGCGCCGGAGCGGCGGGGCATCGGCGCGGCCACCCTGGCCGACCGCGACCTCGCGGGGACCGCCGTGCTGCTCGACACCGGGTGGAGTCGACACTTCGGCACCCCCGCATACGGTCGGGGAGCTCCCTTCCTCACCGAGGAGGGCGCGCGTCACCTCGTCGATGCGGGCGTCGCCCTCGTCGGCATCGACTCGCTCAACATCGACGACACGGAGAGTGGAGGGGAGCGGCCGGCGCACAGCATCCTCCTGGCCGCGGGCGTGCACGTGGTCGAGCACCTGACCAACCTCGCCGAGGTCCCCGCGCGGGGCGCGCGGTTCACCGCGGCCCCGCCCGCCGTGCGCGGATTCGGCACGTTCCCGGTGCGCGCGTTCGCCACCGTCGGCGGGGAGCGCTGA
- a CDS encoding metalloregulator ArsR/SmtB family transcription factor — MTDIFDVIADGTRRDILQLLLRRTSEGDAGTSVSHIVADLGISQPTVSKHLKVLREAELVSVREDGQRRYYSLAVEPLEAVDDWLVPFLVDAYGDGAPDIDYPGQPLPDGAAHAAEVVGRAAASAKHVVTAALKRLGN, encoded by the coding sequence ATGACCGACATCTTCGACGTGATCGCAGACGGCACGAGGCGCGACATCCTCCAGCTCCTCCTGCGACGCACCTCGGAAGGCGATGCCGGTACCAGCGTGAGCCACATCGTCGCCGACCTCGGCATCAGTCAGCCGACCGTGTCGAAGCACCTGAAGGTCCTCCGCGAGGCGGAGCTCGTGAGCGTGCGCGAAGACGGTCAGCGCCGCTACTACAGCCTGGCCGTCGAGCCGCTCGAGGCCGTCGACGACTGGCTGGTCCCGTTCCTCGTCGACGCCTACGGCGACGGCGCACCCGACATCGACTACCCGGGTCAGCCGCTCCCCGACGGGGCGGCGCACGCCGCCGAGGTGGTCGGCCGCGCCGCGGCATCCGCGAAGCACGTGGTCACCGCGGCGCTGAAGCGCCTCGGCAACTGA
- a CDS encoding helix-turn-helix domain-containing protein: protein MPEVPDVRFLTVAEVAELMRVSKMTVYRMVHAGELPAIRFGRSFRVPESAVADALQRPISDVG, encoded by the coding sequence ATGCCCGAAGTGCCTGATGTCCGGTTCCTGACGGTGGCCGAGGTCGCCGAACTGATGCGCGTGTCGAAGATGACCGTGTATCGGATGGTGCACGCCGGGGAGCTGCCCGCCATCCGCTTCGGTCGGAGTTTCCGCGTTCCCGAGTCCGCCGTCGCCGACGCGCTGCAGCGTCCCATCTCCGACGTCGGCTGA
- a CDS encoding AURKAIP1/COX24 domain-containing protein has protein sequence MGSVIKKRRKRMAKKKHRKLLRKTRHQRRNKK, from the coding sequence GTGGGTTCTGTCATCAAGAAGCGCCGCAAGCGCATGGCGAAGAAGAAGCACCGCAAGCTGCTTCGCAAGACTCGCCACCAGCGCCGCAACAAGAAGTAA